In Candidatus Desulfofervidus auxilii, one genomic interval encodes:
- the asnB gene encoding asparagine synthase (glutamine-hydrolyzing): MCGICGIVSLSNQIIEQSFIKKMCHQIYHRGPDAEGYYVKENVALGMRRLRIIDLNTGDQPIFNEDKSICIVFNGEIYNFKELKKDLIQKGHKFYTLSDTEVILHLYEEYSEKCLDKLRGMFTFAIWDKREKKLFLARDRLGIKPLYYTILPKHFLFASELKSILIFPDIKKELDFTAVSDFFTFLYVPAPRTIFKNIYKLLPGHYLTVKENGKMEIRKYWDLNFEEKSLGNENDYIEKFLELFEEAVKLRLISDVPLGAFLSGGTDSSLVVAMMSKLSNKPVETFSIGYEGRDKYFDERQYSRIVAKKFNTHHHEFILKPNNIDELVEKIITHFDEPFADASAIPNYILSKQTRKYVIVALSGLGGDELCAGYERYLGCLLAEKYRRLPSFLTKKIIPALINHLPDSSQGNHFNERLKRFVKSANYPFLQKYFQIVATFNEEEKKQLFTPEVQKLIERPSDEIFYDYCPSTNHPHLNNMSLIDFKTYLVDDLLTLTDRMSMAHALEARVPFLDHKLVEFFATIPAHLKLKGLTKKYFLKKAAERLLPKEVIYRKKMGFSVPLVIWFRNELKDYINDILSEKNIKRVGYFNHSFILKTLNIHQNRKANYDEKLWALVNFIKWYDKYLK; encoded by the coding sequence ATGTGTGGAATATGCGGAATAGTTAGTCTCTCCAATCAGATTATTGAACAAAGTTTCATAAAAAAAATGTGCCATCAAATCTATCACCGAGGGCCTGATGCAGAAGGATATTATGTTAAAGAAAATGTTGCTTTAGGTATGCGCCGTTTAAGAATCATTGACCTTAATACTGGTGATCAGCCAATTTTTAATGAAGATAAAAGTATATGTATTGTATTTAATGGTGAAATTTATAATTTTAAAGAACTTAAAAAAGATTTAATTCAAAAAGGACATAAATTTTACACTCTTTCAGATACAGAGGTGATTCTTCATCTATACGAAGAATATAGTGAAAAATGTTTGGATAAATTAAGAGGGATGTTTACCTTTGCTATTTGGGACAAAAGAGAAAAAAAATTATTTTTGGCCCGTGACCGTCTGGGCATTAAGCCCCTTTATTATACTATTTTACCAAAACATTTCTTATTTGCTTCTGAATTAAAAAGCATTTTAATCTTCCCTGATATTAAAAAAGAACTTGATTTTACTGCAGTGAGTGATTTCTTCACCTTTCTCTATGTTCCCGCCCCCAGGACTATTTTTAAAAATATTTATAAACTTTTGCCAGGTCATTATTTGACAGTAAAAGAAAATGGGAAAATGGAAATTAGAAAATACTGGGATTTAAATTTTGAAGAAAAATCTTTAGGAAATGAAAATGATTATATAGAAAAATTTTTAGAATTATTTGAAGAAGCTGTAAAACTTCGTCTTATAAGTGATGTCCCTTTAGGCGCTTTTTTAAGTGGAGGCACTGATTCTAGCCTTGTAGTCGCTATGATGAGTAAATTATCAAATAAACCTGTTGAAACCTTTTCTATTGGTTATGAAGGTAGAGATAAATATTTTGATGAAAGACAATATTCAAGGATTGTGGCTAAAAAATTTAATACTCATCATCATGAATTCATCCTTAAACCAAACAACATTGATGAATTAGTTGAAAAAATCATTACTCATTTTGATGAACCATTTGCCGATGCATCAGCCATACCAAATTATATTTTATCAAAACAAACCAGAAAATATGTCATTGTCGCCCTCTCAGGCCTAGGTGGAGATGAATTATGTGCAGGATATGAAAGATACCTTGGCTGCTTATTAGCTGAAAAATACCGCAGATTACCGAGTTTTTTAACAAAAAAAATAATTCCTGCCTTAATAAACCATCTACCTGATTCAAGCCAAGGTAATCATTTTAATGAAAGATTAAAAAGATTTGTAAAAAGTGCTAATTATCCTTTCCTACAAAAATACTTTCAAATAGTAGCCACATTTAATGAAGAAGAAAAAAAACAGCTCTTTACGCCTGAGGTGCAAAAACTTATAGAAAGACCAAGTGATGAAATTTTTTATGATTATTGTCCAAGTACTAACCATCCTCATCTCAATAATATGTCACTAATTGATTTCAAAACTTACTTAGTAGATGATTTACTTACCTTAACAGATAGGATGAGTATGGCCCATGCCTTAGAAGCAAGAGTACCTTTTCTTGACCATAAGTTGGTCGAATTTTTCGCTACTATTCCTGCTCATTTAAAACTTAAAGGATTAACCAAAAAATATTTTTTAAAAAAAGCCGCCGAAAGACTTTTACCAAAAGAAGTTATTTATAGAAAAAAAATGGGATTTTCTGTGCCATTGGTTATTTGGTTTAGAAATGAATTAAAAGATTATATTAATGACATCCTTTCTGAAAAAAACATAAAAAGAGTTGGTTATTTTAATCATTCCTTTATCTTAAAAACCTTAAATATCCATCAAAATAGAAAAGCCAATTATGATGAAAAATTATGGGCTTTAGTTAATTTCATAAAATGGTATGATAAATATTTAAAATAA
- a CDS encoding DNRLRE domain-containing protein — MKFKFFSWISILLLIFFLTAASVNAAIYYVDQNHPKASDENPGTEDLPWKTINKAAQTLEAGDTVLIKQGEYHAGGDPAKWATPALNPVNSGTQTNPIIFKAYPGHWVKIRGNPTPIGANNRDYIVWDGFILETGEETLKSDHPEREGGVRISNATGVIIQNCEIIGHYIPTTDNHSGISLGNTYNTIIRNCIIHGFKGDSKNSAGIKYYDNKNVTVENCEIYDCTTGIHDKRDGENNIYRYNIIHDCYVAYRGNSAGGGPEDGHDNCKFYQNIICDCSYGGIEVVSHVRNFEVFNNVFYNITSDGIAYALGESSIEAYNNIFVNVTEKSYTTSVTQKITYSDYNDFYQSGGFGSYATLTEWQSATGFDLHSIEADPLFVNPEAGDFHLRSDSPCINAGIDRQDYDGDEDTTERINMGCYITGNEIIGPILNQGPQVSNESPARNATDVPRNTNISFDITDSDGVNQSSISVSVNGNNVTSSCAITAISNGFHVLYDPPQDFDYRQDITVLVTATDGLGNTTNDSWSFKIKQLSDVIGFDASLNGSSVKLTWEVPDDPDYAGVEIRCFSSPDHNYEVYPANHTEGTFVCRVNKPGESCIHNGVIENHRYNYSAFSYDAQNNYTETVHTHVIVDVSPVISEVDSQPSTNSAVITWTTDEPATSQVEYGLNTDYGSLTDLDSNLVTSHSVTITGLVPETLYHYRVRSQDANGNEAISIDHTFTTHPLEPGTYTVILGDTPDSDYPGTLEDTFININEENNSNSQYLNTYTWPENSIANAIIMKWDLSNIPSSATIHNATLYLYLSRMGGDGGDDLYDLSVHKIINYNPVISACNGYTYDGINPWTPYSGLYNDIPLAQADIAEAEDTKSIDKTYGYKSWSVTNMVQEWVSNPDSNYGMLVNSDPVASQDSNRYFSSTESPNPDQRPKLVITYTISNAEPDITPPGEVSSFSVTPGNGQITLSWVNPTDDDFTGTMIRYRTDTYPTNFSDGILVCNKTASPGCSDSFIHTGLQNGTTYYYSAFTYDEVPNYSEGVHISATPTEPSPPPDTTNPTVTITQPTSADTYSTQNSSITLGGTASDNVGVTSITWENNRGGNGTASGTDNWSIPNISLQEGENVITVTAHDEAGNTATDSITVTYTNPLAITTESPLPDAMEGEEYHIQLKATGGSE, encoded by the coding sequence ATGAAATTTAAATTTTTCAGTTGGATAAGTATTTTGCTTTTAATATTCTTTCTTACTGCTGCATCGGTTAATGCAGCTATTTATTATGTGGATCAAAATCATCCCAAAGCAAGTGATGAAAATCCTGGAACAGAGGATTTGCCTTGGAAAACAATTAACAAAGCTGCCCAAACTTTAGAAGCAGGGGATACGGTTTTAATTAAACAGGGAGAATATCATGCAGGAGGAGACCCAGCAAAGTGGGCAACTCCTGCCCTTAATCCTGTAAACTCTGGAACCCAGACAAACCCAATTATTTTTAAGGCATATCCTGGGCATTGGGTAAAAATAAGGGGAAATCCAACGCCCATTGGAGCTAATAATAGAGACTACATAGTATGGGATGGATTTATATTAGAAACTGGGGAGGAAACTCTTAAAAGTGACCATCCGGAACGTGAGGGCGGGGTTAGAATTTCTAATGCAACGGGTGTGATTATTCAAAACTGCGAAATCATAGGGCATTATATTCCTACAACCGACAATCATAGTGGGATTTCATTAGGTAATACTTATAATACAATTATCCGGAACTGCATTATTCATGGTTTTAAAGGAGACAGTAAGAACTCTGCCGGCATTAAGTATTACGATAATAAAAATGTCACAGTAGAAAACTGCGAAATCTACGATTGTACAACTGGGATTCATGATAAAAGGGATGGGGAGAATAATATCTATCGATACAATATCATCCATGATTGCTATGTTGCCTATCGTGGCAATAGCGCTGGTGGTGGCCCTGAGGATGGGCATGATAACTGTAAGTTCTACCAAAATATTATTTGTGATTGCTCCTACGGAGGAATAGAGGTAGTCTCACATGTTCGAAATTTTGAAGTATTCAATAATGTCTTTTATAATATTACTTCTGATGGAATTGCCTATGCACTTGGAGAGTCTTCAATAGAGGCATATAACAATATCTTCGTAAATGTAACGGAAAAATCGTATACCACTTCTGTTACTCAAAAAATCACCTATTCTGACTACAACGATTTTTATCAATCTGGAGGATTTGGCTCATATGCTACACTTACAGAATGGCAATCCGCTACAGGCTTTGACCTCCATTCTATCGAAGCCGACCCTCTCTTTGTCAACCCCGAAGCAGGTGATTTTCATTTAAGATCAGATTCACCTTGTATTAATGCAGGTATAGACAGGCAGGATTATGATGGGGATGAAGATACTACAGAAAGAATCAATATGGGTTGCTATATTACAGGCAATGAAATCATTGGGCCGATTTTGAATCAGGGGCCACAGGTGAGCAATGAATCACCCGCCAGAAATGCCACAGATGTGCCTAGAAATACTAATATCTCTTTTGATATCACTGATTCAGACGGAGTAAATCAATCCTCTATCTCAGTGAGTGTAAATGGAAATAATGTCACCTCAAGTTGCGCCATTACTGCCATTTCAAATGGTTTTCATGTCCTCTATGACCCACCCCAGGATTTTGATTATCGGCAAGATATAACTGTTTTAGTCACGGCCACGGATGGCCTTGGCAATACAACAAATGATTCCTGGTCATTTAAGATAAAGCAGTTATCGGATGTGATAGGGTTTGACGCCTCTCTGAATGGGAGTTCAGTAAAGCTTACCTGGGAGGTGCCAGATGACCCTGACTATGCAGGGGTTGAGATAAGATGTTTTTCAAGTCCAGACCACAATTATGAAGTATACCCTGCAAATCATACAGAAGGCACCTTTGTTTGCCGAGTGAATAAACCTGGTGAGTCTTGTATTCATAATGGTGTAATAGAAAACCATCGCTATAATTATTCTGCCTTCTCTTATGATGCCCAAAACAATTATACCGAAACAGTGCATACCCATGTCATTGTTGATGTGTCACCAGTTATTTCTGAGGTCGACTCTCAACCATCCACTAACAGTGCAGTCATTACCTGGACCACAGATGAGCCAGCTACTTCCCAGGTAGAATATGGGCTAAACACAGATTACGGCTCTTTAACTGATCTGGATAGCAATTTGGTCACCAGCCATTCGGTTACTATTACCGGTTTAGTTCCAGAAACCTTATATCATTATCGGGTTAGGTCTCAAGATGCCAATGGCAATGAGGCCATCTCAATCGATCATACCTTTACTACTCATCCTTTAGAACCAGGCACCTACACAGTAATACTTGGGGATACCCCTGATAGTGATTATCCAGGCACTTTAGAAGATACCTTTATCAATATCAATGAAGAAAATAACTCCAATTCTCAGTATCTCAATACCTACACCTGGCCAGAAAATTCTATAGCCAATGCCATTATAATGAAGTGGGATTTATCAAACATACCCAGTTCTGCAACTATCCATAATGCTACATTATATCTATACCTAAGTCGTATGGGTGGCGATGGTGGAGATGACCTTTATGACCTCTCTGTCCACAAAATCATCAATTACAATCCTGTAATTTCTGCGTGCAATGGTTACACCTATGATGGAATTAATCCCTGGACTCCTTACAGTGGACTTTACAATGACATCCCTCTTGCCCAGGCAGATATTGCAGAAGCAGAGGACACAAAATCCATAGACAAGACCTATGGCTACAAATCCTGGAGTGTTACCAATATGGTGCAGGAATGGGTATCTAATCCTGACTCTAACTATGGTATGTTGGTCAATTCAGACCCTGTAGCCTCTCAAGATAGCAATAGATACTTTAGCTCTACAGAATCTCCAAACCCTGACCAAAGGCCAAAATTAGTAATCACTTACACTATAAGTAATGCAGAACCAGACATCACTCCACCAGGTGAGGTCTCAAGCTTCAGTGTCACTCCTGGTAATGGTCAGATTACCTTAAGCTGGGTCAATCCCACAGATGATGACTTTACAGGCACCATGATTCGTTACAGAACAGATACTTATCCAACTAACTTTAGTGATGGAATCCTGGTTTGCAACAAAACTGCTTCTCCTGGCTGTAGTGACAGCTTCATTCACACTGGGTTACAAAATGGCACAACTTACTATTATTCTGCTTTCACCTATGATGAGGTGCCTAACTACTCTGAAGGTGTGCACATAAGCGCCACTCCTACAGAACCTAGCCCGCCGCCAGATACCACTAACCCCACGGTTACCATAACTCAGCCTACATCAGCAGATACCTATTCCACCCAAAATAGTTCAATAACTCTGGGTGGCACTGCCTCAGATAATGTAGGAGTAACCAGCATTACTTGGGAAAATAACCGTGGTGGCAATGGAACAGCCTCAGGAACAGACAATTGGAGCATTCCTAACATCTCATTACAAGAAGGTGAAAATGTAATTACTGTCACTGCCCATGATGAGGCTGGAAATACTGCCACTGATAGCATAACAGTAACCTATACCAACCCGCTGGCTATCACTACTGAAAGCCCACTCCCAGATGCCATGGAAGGGGAAGAATACCACATCCAACTCAAAGCCACTGGAGGCTCAGAATAG
- a CDS encoding DUF6364 family protein — MATKILTIAVSEEIWKKIKQIAALQGKSISALMREQIEKFLGEENRYTEVHERIAKIAKENRGKLEKWERKELYDV; from the coding sequence ATGGCTACTAAAATACTGACAATAGCGGTTTCAGAGGAAATTTGGAAGAAAATTAAACAAATCGCGGCTTTACAGGGAAAAAGTATATCAGCCTTGATGAGAGAGCAAATAGAAAAATTTTTAGGGGAAGAAAACAGATATACAGAGGTTCATGAAAGGATTGCAAAGATAGCCAAGGAGAACAGGGGTAAGTTAGAAAAGTGGGAAAGAAAAGAGCTTTACGATGTATAA
- a CDS encoding putative Ig domain-containing protein: MRAFCKIASFLISFLSSFFILHSLSLAYTFSVVSGNLPPGLNLSTDGVISGIPTKAGTYTFKVKVTDSASNEAFKDFTLTVKEQDVQPPSKPSNFTATPGDGQIKLSWINPEDEDLVGILVLYKNNTYPIDYNDDDAILLDNINVTPGAEVSILHLGLQNCNQYYYAAFAYDEAGNYSQAAKAMATPGSNCNVSEVKPMPWLYLLLGE, encoded by the coding sequence ATGCGTGCATTTTGCAAAATAGCGAGTTTTTTAATATCTTTTTTAAGTTCATTTTTTATCCTTCATTCTTTAAGTTTAGCATACACCTTTTCAGTTGTTTCAGGCAATCTTCCTCCGGGTTTGAACTTAAGCACCGATGGTGTTATCTCTGGCATTCCCACAAAGGCAGGTACATATACCTTTAAAGTTAAAGTAACCGACTCTGCATCCAATGAAGCCTTTAAGGATTTTACACTGACTGTAAAAGAACAGGACGTTCAACCACCAAGTAAACCCTCCAATTTTACTGCTACACCGGGCGATGGACAAATAAAACTCTCTTGGATAAATCCAGAGGATGAAGACCTGGTTGGCATCTTGGTTTTATATAAGAATAATACTTACCCGATAGATTACAACGATGATGATGCTATCTTGCTTGATAATATTAATGTAACGCCAGGTGCTGAGGTTAGCATTCTGCACTTAGGATTACAAAATTGTAATCAATATTATTATGCGGCCTTTGCTTATGATGAGGCAGGAAATTATTCACAGGCGGCTAAAGCTATGGCCACACCTGGCAGCAATTGTAATGTTTCAGAAGTTAAGCCCATGCCTTGGTTGTATTTGTTGCTTGGGGAATGA
- a CDS encoding ExeA family protein, whose protein sequence is MYKHFYGLKKEPFNITPDPNFLYLSPTHREALAQIIYGVKAKKGFIVITGEVGVGKTTVLNASLKKLEENGSITAFIFNPELKLMDFFYIICNELGLPKPRTKAEFLINLNDFLIDCLAKGKGPVVLFIDEAQRLSSKLLEEIRLLLNLETGAEKLLQIVLSGQPELWEKINSTELRQLKQRISLRHTIKPLNSKEVKMYVKERLTKAGGRDDIFNDKAIDKIYKYSGGIPRLINIICSNALITGYVAEKKVINAKIIKETVNDLDLVSHKPKRSWFLFKW, encoded by the coding sequence ATGTATAAACACTTTTATGGTCTTAAAAAAGAACCCTTTAATATCACACCTGACCCTAACTTCCTTTATCTCAGTCCTACTCATCGTGAGGCCTTAGCACAGATAATCTATGGTGTGAAAGCTAAAAAGGGATTTATTGTGATTACTGGTGAGGTAGGTGTGGGAAAGACCACTGTACTTAATGCCTCCCTAAAAAAATTAGAAGAAAACGGTAGCATTACCGCTTTTATCTTTAACCCTGAACTAAAACTAATGGACTTTTTTTATATTATCTGTAACGAGTTAGGACTTCCTAAACCAAGAACCAAGGCTGAATTTCTCATTAATTTAAACGATTTTTTGATTGATTGCCTAGCCAAGGGAAAGGGGCCTGTAGTGCTTTTTATTGATGAGGCCCAGAGGTTAAGTAGTAAACTTTTAGAGGAAATAAGGCTGCTTTTAAACTTAGAAACCGGTGCTGAAAAGTTGTTACAAATTGTGCTTTCTGGTCAACCAGAGCTTTGGGAAAAAATAAATTCAACAGAACTCAGGCAGCTAAAGCAGAGAATTAGCTTAAGGCATACTATCAAGCCACTAAATAGCAAAGAGGTAAAAATGTATGTTAAGGAAAGATTGACCAAGGCTGGCGGGAGAGATGATATATTCAATGACAAAGCAATAGACAAAATCTATAAGTATTCTGGTGGGATTCCTCGATTGATAAATATAATATGCAGTAATGCCCTGATTACAGGTTATGTTGCAGAAAAAAAGGTCATTAATGCTAAAATCATTAAAGAAACAGTGAATGACTTAGATTTAGTAAGCCATAAACCTAAAAGGAGTTGGTTCCTTTTCAAATGGTAA
- a CDS encoding diguanylate cyclase has translation MRKPVILIIDDSKLIAQFCRQILDPKGFHVIWSPDGLKGLEEVKRVKPDLILLDVVMPNLDGYETLQRLKQFQTTSDVPVIMLSSKTEAVDKVKGLELGAVDYITKPFDAGELIARVNTQLRLKTLHDELLEKTKKLSKMADRDGLTGLYNHRYYQDKLAEEFARAKRYKLPLSNILMDIDFFKKINDTYGHAAGDIILKGIGSMLRGSTRKEIDTPARYGGEEFAIILPHTELSRAIKVAERLRKAVAEHPFKIPTGHISITMSFGVAAIPHAEIEDKQALIKASDKALYKAKEKGRNRVEAFL, from the coding sequence ATGCGAAAACCCGTTATTCTAATCATAGATGATAGTAAGTTGATAGCCCAGTTTTGCCGTCAGATCCTTGACCCAAAGGGATTTCATGTAATTTGGTCACCTGATGGGTTAAAAGGACTGGAAGAGGTAAAAAGGGTGAAGCCTGATTTAATCTTGCTTGATGTAGTTATGCCTAATTTGGATGGGTATGAAACCCTTCAAAGATTAAAGCAGTTCCAAACTACTTCTGACGTTCCAGTGATTATGCTCAGCTCCAAGACAGAGGCAGTAGATAAAGTTAAAGGGCTAGAATTAGGGGCTGTGGATTACATTACAAAGCCCTTTGATGCTGGGGAACTAATTGCGCGGGTCAATACCCAACTGCGTTTAAAAACACTTCATGATGAATTGTTAGAAAAGACAAAAAAGCTGAGCAAAATGGCTGATAGGGATGGACTGACTGGTTTGTACAATCACCGATATTATCAAGACAAACTGGCCGAAGAGTTTGCTCGGGCTAAAAGATATAAACTTCCATTATCCAACATCTTGATGGATATAGATTTTTTCAAAAAGATTAACGATACCTATGGACATGCAGCAGGTGATATTATCCTTAAAGGGATAGGTTCTATGCTCAGGGGGTCAACACGAAAGGAGATTGATACCCCTGCTCGATATGGGGGGGAGGAGTTTGCTATTATTTTGCCACACACTGAACTGTCTAGGGCAATTAAGGTGGCAGAAAGATTGAGAAAGGCTGTTGCTGAACACCCCTTTAAGATTCCCACTGGGCATATTTCTATTACCATGAGTTTTGGAGTAGCAGCCATCCCTCATGCTGAAATTGAGGATAAACAAGCCTTAATCAAGGCATCAGATAAGGCTTTATATAAAGCAAAAGAAAAGGGCCGAAACAGAGTGGAAGCATTTTTGTAA
- a CDS encoding chemotaxis protein CheD has protein sequence MYKCFSSKYQRPVIVIEAGEYYISTQGEIISTIVGSCICTCLYDPVHAVGGVNHFMLPASLKSHEILTTEMGRYGLYAMELLIAEIMKSGGQRQLLKAKVFGGGRLLNYRLSHDNIPQFNIKFINHFLKMEQIPIISKDVGGDFGRKLYFFSDTGKVFVKKLLPQQYTEFKYVEARYTERLLRIKKNAKTRYSNHR, from the coding sequence ATGTATAAATGCTTTAGTTCAAAATATCAAAGGCCGGTAATTGTTATAGAAGCAGGAGAATACTATATTTCTACTCAAGGAGAAATTATTTCAACCATAGTGGGCTCTTGTATTTGTACTTGTTTATATGACCCTGTTCATGCAGTGGGAGGTGTTAATCACTTTATGCTCCCTGCTTCCCTTAAATCTCACGAGATTTTAACCACGGAGATGGGGCGTTATGGTTTATATGCTATGGAGCTCCTTATAGCTGAAATTATGAAATCAGGAGGACAGAGGCAACTTTTAAAAGCCAAGGTTTTTGGGGGCGGACGATTATTAAATTATCGGCTTTCTCATGATAACATTCCTCAATTTAACATCAAATTTATAAATCATTTTCTTAAAATGGAGCAAATCCCTATCATTAGTAAAGATGTAGGGGGGGATTTTGGGCGTAAATTGTATTTTTTTAGTGATACAGGTAAGGTCTTCGTGAAAAAATTATTGCCTCAACAATACACTGAATTTAAATATGTAGAAGCACGATATACAGAAAGATTACTCAGAATAAAGAAAAATGCGAAAACCCGTTATTCTAATCATAGATGA
- a CDS encoding CheR family methyltransferase, whose protein sequence is MNYGLEFTDTEFKLLKTFIYQQTGICLAEYKKPFLVSRLRKRLTSLRLNSFEEYYNYLTKHPAGQKEMMHMISLITTGKTQFFREKEHFEYLTNKVFPYFLKKAIAKQKIPKLYIWSAGCSSGEEAYSLAMVANDYFSIYPQWEIEILATDIDMKALNKAKSGIYTSKEIASLPSSYGKRYFQKVKGQDLFKVKDILKKLIVFKYFNLSTDSFIFERKFDIIFCRNVIIYLDLEVKQRVIQGFYKTLSEDGFLFLGQAESLLAFNNAPFLLFAPSIYRKKPLET, encoded by the coding sequence ATGAACTATGGTCTTGAATTTACAGATACTGAGTTTAAGCTTTTAAAAACCTTTATTTATCAGCAAACAGGCATTTGTCTTGCTGAATATAAAAAACCATTTTTAGTCTCTCGGCTCAGAAAACGGCTAACTTCCCTTCGCCTTAACTCCTTTGAGGAATACTATAATTATCTAACTAAGCACCCTGCAGGCCAAAAAGAAATGATGCACATGATAAGTTTAATCACTACCGGGAAAACTCAATTTTTTAGAGAAAAAGAGCACTTTGAATACTTAACCAATAAGGTATTCCCCTATTTTTTGAAAAAAGCAATAGCAAAGCAAAAAATACCTAAGCTCTATATATGGAGTGCAGGTTGTTCCAGTGGTGAGGAGGCTTACTCTCTGGCTATGGTAGCAAATGATTACTTTAGCATTTATCCCCAGTGGGAGATTGAAATATTAGCTACTGATATAGATATGAAAGCCCTAAATAAGGCCAAGTCAGGCATTTATACATCAAAGGAAATAGCCTCTCTACCTTCTAGCTATGGTAAGAGATATTTTCAAAAGGTTAAAGGGCAAGATTTATTCAAGGTTAAAGATATCCTTAAGAAACTAATTGTATTTAAATATTTCAATTTATCTACAGATTCTTTTATTTTTGAAAGGAAATTTGATATTATTTTTTGCCGAAATGTGATTATTTATCTTGATTTAGAGGTAAAGCAGAGAGTAATCCAGGGTTTTTATAAGACCCTCTCTGAAGATGGTTTTCTCTTTTTAGGCCAAGCGGAATCTCTGTTAGCTTTTAATAATGCTCCTTTTTTATTATTTGCACCTAGTATTTACCGAAAGAAACCTTTAGAAACATAA
- a CDS encoding chemotaxis protein CheW, which produces MEENKEKTAEQVEGYYLTFYLANEVYGVNALKVKEVTRFQRATRIPRLSPVVKGIINLRGTILPIFDLRAKFDLEPRKDDTKGVIVVVEILGRVMGVLVDDVIDVIYLEQANLQLSPPLSPKVRTDFIKAFGKKNDDLIILLDLDKILSIEELEEIDSIK; this is translated from the coding sequence ATGGAAGAAAATAAGGAAAAGACAGCAGAGCAGGTAGAAGGCTATTACCTTACTTTTTATCTGGCAAATGAGGTATATGGGGTGAACGCACTTAAAGTAAAGGAGGTAACCAGATTCCAGAGAGCTACCCGTATACCCCGGCTTTCACCTGTAGTAAAAGGTATAATCAATCTTCGGGGGACAATCCTTCCTATTTTTGACTTAAGAGCTAAATTTGATTTGGAACCCAGAAAAGACGATACTAAAGGTGTAATTGTAGTAGTAGAAATCTTAGGAAGGGTCATGGGGGTATTAGTAGATGATGTAATTGATGTAATATACTTAGAACAAGCCAATCTCCAGCTTAGTCCACCTTTAAGTCCTAAGGTCAGAACAGATTTTATTAAAGCCTTTGGTAAAAAGAATGACGATTTGATTATTTTATTAGACCTAGATAAAATTTTAAGTATAGAAGAATTAGAAGAAATAGATAGTATAAAATGA